AAACTTTCAAAGACGTACCGCCAGGCGCTATGTTCTGATGATAAAAAAACCTGCTGAAGCAGGTTTTTTTATGCCCGTCGTCCGGCGGTCAGGCCTACTCATACGCATGAATTCCCGCTACTATGGCGCACTTTATTAAAGGAGCGCCTATGTCACAGAATCTCTCCGCCGACCAGGAACTGGTATCCGATATCGTTGCCTGTCAGCTCGTCATCAAACAGATCCTCGACGTTATCGACGTCATCGCGCCGGTTGAAGTGCGTGAGAAAATGTCTCACCAGCTTAAGAGCATCGATTTTACTACCCACCCGGCAGCGACCGACCCGGTTACCCGCCGTGCAATCCAGAAAGCTATCGCCTTAATTGAACTGAAATTTACCCCTCAGGGTGAAGCTCACTGAGTACTCTGCCTGGCAGGGATGTGACGCAGCGGGAATTTTGAAACGCTGTTTTGATCAACAATAACCCCACTTTAATCAACCCACCTTCAACGTAAGGAGTCGGACATGAAAAAAGTGGCGGTGTTGTTGGCGCCCGGTTTCGAAGAAGCAGAAGCGATTATCACCATTGATATCCTGCGTCGCTTAAATATTGAAGTCGAAACACTGGCCTGCGCGGAGTCCCGCGCGGTGGTCAGTTATCACGCTATTCCGATGGTTGCAGACAGCACACTGGTTGAGCGTCAGGCTACGCTGTATGACGCCATCGTCTTACCCGGCGGGCCGCAGGGCAGCGCGAATCGGGCCACCAGCCAGGCGGTGGTGCAATTTGTTGAACAGCACGACACTGCCGGCAAGTTAATTTGCCCTATCTGTTCCGCTGCTGCGCGCGTGCTGGGCGGCAACGGCTTGCTGAAGGGCCGCCGCTATGTCTGCTCCGGCGATCTGTACGAAACAGTCCATGATGGTGAGTATGTTGACGCGCCAGTGGTGGAAGATGGCAACCTGATTAGCGGCAAAGGTCTCGGGCTGGCTTTCGATTTTGCGCTGACGATTGCCGCGCGTTTGCAGGGGGACGACACTGCGGCGCGCAATCAGGCCGATCATATCTACTATAGCTGGTAATTTTTCTGCCCGGATGCGCCCTGCATCCGGGACAAGGATAAGCTGGCTGATGTTATGGATTATCCTGCTTTTACCCTTTCTATTTGTCTGACAAAATCGCCTGTTTTTATGTGCTATATCGCTGAATTTATGTACAGAATTACTGTAATTCTGCGGTGTGATGCCGCTCTCCTATGGAGAATCAATTTCCCGCTAAAACTACTTCCAGCACAGGTGTCCAGGGGTGTGCGGACTCTAATGCCTTGTTTTATTAACTTTTAAATGAACCGGTAATTCTTTTTCCCTACATAAAAGAAAGCTAAAGCTGGAGTTTACCATGCACAAATTCACTAAAGCGTTGGCGGCCATCGGTCTGGC
The Kosakonia oryzae genome window above contains:
- a CDS encoding DJ-1 family glyoxalase III, producing the protein MKKVAVLLAPGFEEAEAIITIDILRRLNIEVETLACAESRAVVSYHAIPMVADSTLVERQATLYDAIVLPGGPQGSANRATSQAVVQFVEQHDTAGKLICPICSAAARVLGGNGLLKGRRYVCSGDLYETVHDGEYVDAPVVEDGNLISGKGLGLAFDFALTIAARLQGDDTAARNQADHIYYSW
- a CDS encoding DUF2766 family protein yields the protein MSQNLSADQELVSDIVACQLVIKQILDVIDVIAPVEVREKMSHQLKSIDFTTHPAATDPVTRRAIQKAIALIELKFTPQGEAH